The following coding sequences lie in one Thalassoglobus polymorphus genomic window:
- a CDS encoding glucose-1-phosphate adenylyltransferase, with protein sequence MNNVVCFVLGGGKGTRLQPLTSERSKPAVPIGGKYRLIDIPISNCINSGIRRNYLLTQFNSVSLHRHLRQTYNFDPFNGGFVEILAAQQTNNDGADWYQGTADAVRKQLRYIQQPGIDYVLILSGDQLYRMDFAKMLKVHQGAQADVTIATLPIDKEAASAFGITKLDDSGRVVGFLEKPESDSELAHVRTSPEWIDEQGIESKGREYLASMGIYLFNRSTLVDLLEKTDYQDFGKEIFPAAIRAKHVQSFLFDGYWEDIGTIKAFYESQLEMTLPNPPFEMHNADLPIYTRPRFLPSTRLDDAKVKQSLIADGCVIEKNVSITRSLIGLRSHVGEGAVLSGVVLMGADYYRSDRRANQEVSGDPLLGIGAGTHIEGAIVDKNCCIGKNVKIVKPANCPDDARCGDVIIRDGVIVVPRGTVLEDGWELKNPEACDF encoded by the coding sequence ATGAACAACGTCGTCTGCTTCGTACTCGGCGGAGGGAAGGGAACCCGGTTACAACCACTTACTTCAGAGCGATCAAAACCCGCAGTCCCGATTGGCGGGAAATATCGGTTGATCGACATTCCCATTTCAAACTGCATCAATAGTGGAATTCGTCGGAACTATTTGCTGACGCAGTTTAATTCTGTGAGCTTGCATCGCCATCTTCGGCAAACCTACAACTTTGACCCATTCAATGGTGGGTTTGTTGAGATCCTCGCTGCTCAGCAAACGAATAATGATGGGGCTGACTGGTATCAGGGAACTGCAGACGCCGTTCGAAAGCAGCTTCGCTACATTCAGCAACCGGGCATCGATTATGTCTTGATCCTTTCAGGTGATCAACTCTATCGAATGGACTTTGCAAAGATGCTGAAAGTCCATCAGGGCGCCCAGGCCGATGTGACTATTGCCACTCTTCCGATTGATAAAGAGGCTGCCTCTGCATTTGGCATCACGAAGCTGGACGATAGTGGGCGTGTTGTCGGCTTCTTGGAAAAACCAGAGTCAGATTCTGAACTGGCCCATGTTCGGACAAGTCCTGAATGGATTGATGAGCAAGGCATTGAAAGCAAAGGGCGAGAATACCTGGCGAGTATGGGGATCTACCTGTTCAATCGCAGCACTCTCGTAGACTTGCTGGAGAAGACCGACTATCAGGATTTCGGAAAAGAAATTTTCCCAGCTGCGATCCGGGCTAAACACGTGCAATCATTTCTGTTCGACGGGTACTGGGAAGACATCGGAACGATCAAGGCGTTCTATGAATCTCAGCTGGAGATGACTCTTCCGAATCCGCCGTTCGAAATGCACAACGCTGATCTGCCGATCTATACACGACCACGTTTCTTGCCATCGACTCGCCTTGATGATGCCAAAGTGAAACAAAGTCTCATTGCCGATGGATGCGTCATCGAAAAGAATGTGAGCATCACCCGCAGTTTGATCGGGCTTCGCAGCCATGTTGGCGAAGGGGCCGTTCTGAGTGGCGTTGTCTTAATGGGGGCAGATTATTATCGCAGCGATCGCCGTGCAAATCAGGAAGTTTCAGGTGATCCACTTTTGGGTATCGGTGCCGGAACTCACATCGAAGGGGCCATCGTTGATAAAAATTGCTGCATCGGCAAAAACGTGAAAATCGTCAAGCCAGCTAACTGCCCGGATGATGCTCGTTGTGGAGATGTGATCATTCGTGATGGAGTGATCGTTGTTCCAAGAGGGACGGTTCTGGAGGATGGCTGGGAATTGAAAAATCCCGAAGCTTGTGATTTCTGA
- a CDS encoding dicarboxylate/amino acid:cation symporter, whose amino-acid sequence MATKRGDHRLTIQIAVAIVLAILTALLLPHVVAIGQDTTVESSSDQLVARANYILVPLRLGGEVFLRLLKMLVVPLVIVSVMSGILGLGDVRKLGKPGLAAVSYYLVTTILAVFVGIILVNLMNPGGQAIDEATKAELVNSEASVKEKVYSAVAEHSGTTDDNVASIFGDDEYTERKNPRISRVLENLILMMFTDNLVRSAANMELLPLIFFSIFFAGLLTTLGSRVDLIVNFIQQMNDALMSFILLIMRFAPLGIFCLVAARFGQANVHGEFFDELRKTGSYSLTVLTGLAVHAFITLPAILYFFTHRNPYKFMFQMSQALLTAFSTGSSSATLPVTMESAVDEGNISKKSVDFVLPLGATINMDGTALYEAVAAIFIAQVVGADLTLSQQLIVAVTATLAAIGAAGIPEAGLVTMVIVLTAVGLPIEYMSLILSVDWLLDRFRTTVNVFGDACGAAVVEKTFPPEELIADSV is encoded by the coding sequence ATGGCAACGAAACGAGGCGACCACAGACTTACAATTCAAATCGCAGTTGCCATCGTTCTAGCGATTTTGACTGCACTGCTGCTCCCTCATGTGGTGGCGATTGGGCAAGACACGACTGTAGAGTCCAGCAGTGATCAACTTGTCGCTCGAGCGAATTATATTCTTGTTCCGCTTCGTCTGGGCGGCGAGGTTTTCTTGCGGCTCCTCAAGATGCTGGTTGTCCCACTTGTGATTGTCTCAGTGATGTCGGGAATTCTCGGGTTGGGTGATGTAAGAAAACTGGGCAAACCTGGTTTAGCTGCCGTCTCTTATTACCTCGTAACGACCATTCTGGCCGTCTTCGTGGGGATCATTCTCGTCAACCTGATGAACCCCGGTGGTCAGGCAATCGACGAAGCGACGAAAGCGGAGTTGGTGAACTCCGAAGCCTCCGTCAAAGAGAAAGTCTATTCAGCCGTTGCCGAACATTCCGGAACCACTGACGACAATGTCGCCAGCATTTTCGGAGACGACGAATACACCGAACGTAAAAACCCCAGAATTTCACGAGTGCTGGAAAACCTCATTCTCATGATGTTTACCGACAACCTCGTTCGTTCGGCAGCGAACATGGAACTGCTGCCGCTCATTTTCTTTTCCATCTTCTTTGCTGGCCTGCTCACAACTTTGGGCTCAAGGGTTGATTTGATCGTCAACTTTATTCAGCAAATGAATGATGCACTCATGAGCTTCATTTTGCTCATCATGCGTTTTGCTCCGCTCGGGATCTTCTGTCTCGTCGCTGCACGGTTTGGTCAGGCAAATGTTCACGGAGAATTCTTTGACGAACTTCGTAAAACAGGAAGCTACTCATTGACAGTTCTGACGGGACTTGCGGTCCACGCGTTCATCACATTGCCAGCAATCCTGTATTTCTTCACCCATAGAAACCCGTATAAGTTCATGTTCCAGATGTCACAGGCTTTACTGACCGCCTTCTCTACTGGAAGCTCCTCAGCCACTCTTCCTGTAACCATGGAATCTGCCGTCGACGAGGGAAATATTTCGAAGAAGTCTGTCGACTTCGTCCTTCCTTTGGGAGCGACAATTAACATGGACGGAACGGCTCTTTATGAAGCAGTCGCTGCCATTTTCATCGCTCAAGTGGTCGGCGCCGATTTGACTCTGTCGCAACAACTCATAGTCGCCGTTACCGCCACTCTGGCAGCGATCGGAGCCGCCGGAATTCCAGAAGCGGGGCTTGTCACAATGGTGATCGTCCTGACCGCTGTCGGTTTGCCGATCGAATACATGAGCCTGATTCTCTCCGTGGATTGGCTCCTCGACCGCTTCCGCACAACTGTCAATGTCTTCGGAGATGCCTGCGGTGCCGCTGTCGTTGAAAAAACATTCCCGCCTGAAGAACTCATAGCGGACTCGGTGTAA